Proteins found in one Zea mays cultivar B73 chromosome 1, Zm-B73-REFERENCE-NAM-5.0, whole genome shotgun sequence genomic segment:
- the LOC103645256 gene encoding uncharacterized protein: MLILTYNRKGASKFYNGKTNSVADAAQPAKGTADPVNPSPKKCKGFLSFGFSWTKSWSRRGATSSSENFGKTLSAALTGSAQGNNRGGGNEHQGCQDPAAHCLHLHRRSNTPGVSASPSGPGALRPQLISVQMQSVSVAGVEDVAESTASVSPREKRRRSLQ; this comes from the coding sequence ATGTTAATTCTTACATACAACAGGAAAGGGGCATCCAAATTCTACAATGGCAAAACGAATTCTGTGGCAGATGCTGCTCAACCGGCAAAAGGCACTGCTGATCCTGTGAACCCATCCCCTAAGAAGTGCAAGGGCTTCCTTTCATTCGGCTTCAGCTGGACCAAGTCTTGGAGCAGACGTGGTGCAACCAGCAGCTCAGAGAACTTCGGGAAGACGCTGTCTGCAGCCCTTACAGGCAGTGCTCAAGGCAACAACAGGGGCGGTGGCAATGAGCACCAGGGCTGTCAAGACCCTGCTGCCCACTGCCTGCATCTGCACAGGAGGTCCAACACGCCTGGCGTCTCTGCTTCCCCGTCTGGACCTGGTGCCCTTCGGCCTCAGCTGATCTCAGTGCAGATGCAGTCGGTGTCTGTGGCTGGTGTGGAGGACGTGGCGGAGTCCACCGCCTCAGTTTCTCCCAGAGAGAAGCGCAGGAGGAGCTTGCAATAG